One Microbacterium sp. No. 7 genomic window carries:
- a CDS encoding ISL3 family transposase, producing MLQTTFAAPCLTTFCRLDELGLEAVGQHLEADRAVIECRVVENDPWCRKCGAEGVPRDTVVRRLAHEPFGHRPTTLLVRVRRYRCAHCGKTWRQDTTKAAAPRAKISRGGLGWALTAIVVDHLTVTRAAAGLGVSWHTANSAILAEGRRRLIDAPGRFDGVTTLGVDEHVWRHTRYGDKYVTVIIDLTPAREKTGPAQLLDMVEGRSKAVFKQWLAARPKEWSKRIEVVAMDGFSGFKTAAAEELPDAVPVMDPFHVVRLAGDALDVCRRRVQQDLHGHRGMKGDPLYQARRTLHTGDKLLTDRQRARLEALFATEEHVEVEATWGIYQRMIAAYREPDKKNGKQMMQTLIDAVSTGVPAALVEIRKLGRTLKQRAADVLAFFDRPGTSNGPTEAINGRLEHLRGSALGFRNLTNYIARSLLEAGGFRPQLHP from the coding sequence GTGCTCCAAACTACCTTCGCCGCGCCCTGCCTGACCACGTTCTGCCGTCTCGACGAGCTCGGCCTCGAGGCTGTAGGTCAACATCTCGAGGCGGATCGGGCGGTGATCGAGTGCCGCGTCGTCGAGAACGATCCCTGGTGCCGGAAGTGCGGCGCGGAAGGCGTCCCGAGAGACACCGTGGTGCGTCGGCTCGCGCATGAGCCGTTCGGGCACCGGCCCACGACACTGCTGGTCCGGGTGCGCCGCTACCGGTGCGCGCACTGCGGGAAGACGTGGCGGCAGGACACCACGAAGGCCGCCGCGCCGCGGGCGAAGATCTCGCGTGGCGGGCTCGGGTGGGCGCTGACGGCGATCGTGGTCGACCATCTCACGGTGACCCGCGCCGCGGCCGGTCTGGGGGTGTCCTGGCATACCGCGAACAGTGCGATTCTCGCCGAGGGTCGGCGTCGTCTGATCGACGCTCCCGGCCGGTTCGACGGGGTCACGACCCTGGGCGTCGATGAGCATGTCTGGCGTCACACCCGGTACGGCGACAAGTACGTGACCGTGATCATCGACCTCACGCCCGCCCGCGAGAAGACAGGCCCGGCCCAGCTGCTGGACATGGTCGAGGGCCGTTCGAAGGCCGTGTTCAAGCAGTGGCTCGCGGCACGGCCCAAGGAGTGGTCCAAGCGGATCGAGGTGGTCGCGATGGACGGGTTCAGCGGCTTCAAGACGGCCGCCGCCGAAGAGCTGCCCGACGCGGTCCCGGTGATGGATCCGTTCCATGTGGTCCGTCTCGCCGGCGATGCGCTCGATGTGTGTCGCCGCCGCGTTCAGCAGGATCTACACGGACACCGCGGGATGAAGGGCGACCCGCTCTATCAGGCGCGCCGCACCCTGCACACCGGCGACAAGCTACTCACCGACCGGCAACGCGCTCGGCTGGAGGCGCTGTTCGCGACCGAGGAGCACGTCGAGGTCGAAGCGACCTGGGGCATCTACCAGCGCATGATCGCCGCGTATCGCGAACCCGACAAGAAGAATGGCAAGCAGATGATGCAGACCCTGATCGACGCGGTCAGCACCGGGGTTCCTGCCGCGCTCGTCGAGATCCGCAAGCTCGGCCGCACCCTCAAGCAGCGCGCCGCCGACGTGCTCGCGTTCTTCGATCGGCCCGGCACCTCGAACGGCCCAACGGAGGCGATCAACGGACGACTTGAACACCTCCGCGGCTCCGCGCTCGGCTTCCGGAACCTCACGAACTACATCGCAAGAAGCCTGCTCGAAGCCGGAGGATTCAGACCCCAACTACACCCCTAA
- a CDS encoding transketolase C-terminal domain-containing protein: MPLGKAAVKREGTDVTIIAIAAAVRYTEQAAKELDKDGISAEVIDPRTLVPMDWDAIFASVRKTGRLVVVDPAFRTCGAASEIVTRVIENCFEDLKAVPVRVTAPDMQVPFSPELEREILPNKEKVLAAVRGVFTRAEALG; encoded by the coding sequence GTGCCGCTCGGCAAAGCCGCCGTGAAGCGGGAGGGCACCGACGTGACGATCATCGCCATCGCCGCAGCCGTGCGGTACACCGAGCAGGCGGCGAAGGAGCTCGACAAGGACGGCATCTCTGCCGAGGTCATCGACCCCCGCACCCTGGTGCCGATGGACTGGGATGCGATCTTCGCCTCGGTGCGGAAGACCGGCCGGCTCGTCGTGGTCGATCCCGCCTTCCGAACCTGCGGCGCGGCGAGCGAGATCGTCACGCGGGTGATCGAGAACTGCTTCGAGGATCTCAAGGCAGTGCCCGTGCGCGTCACCGCACCTGACATGCAGGTTCCGTTCAGCCCGGAGTTGGAGAGGGAGATCCTGCCGAACAAGGAGAAGGTGCTCGCGGCGGTCCGCGGGGTCTTCACGAGGGCAGAGGCGCTCGGCTGA
- a CDS encoding thiamine pyrophosphate-dependent dehydrogenase E1 component subunit alpha produces the protein MLRIRIFDEQALRLFNEGKIPGGIHLTIGQEAEVAGSGLALNPDDYTLGNHRSHGHPIGRGADLNPLMAELFGKATGVCRGHGGSMHLADFSVGSLGESGIVGAGMPIAVGAGLSAQLRGSDQVALTYFGDGAANNGLFHESLNLASVWKLPVIFLCENNGYGVTTPAAEVTAVEDIGVRGVAYDVPYEIVDGQDVQAVFEATTRAVERARAGEGPTLLDVKTYRYRHHAEFGGVEFSLAPYRTDEEVQAWLARDPIKLFTEKVIKTGALSAARVDTITEEVTAEVAEAVRFAEQSPLPDVSSAYEDLYANPIPV, from the coding sequence ATGCTCCGTATCCGGATCTTCGACGAGCAGGCGCTGAGACTGTTCAACGAAGGCAAGATCCCGGGTGGGATACACCTCACGATCGGCCAGGAAGCGGAGGTCGCCGGTTCGGGGCTCGCTCTGAACCCGGACGACTACACGCTCGGCAATCACCGATCTCACGGACACCCGATCGGGCGAGGCGCCGACCTCAACCCCCTCATGGCCGAGCTCTTCGGCAAGGCCACCGGCGTCTGCCGGGGACATGGCGGCTCGATGCATCTGGCCGACTTCTCGGTGGGCAGCCTCGGTGAGTCCGGCATCGTCGGCGCAGGCATGCCGATCGCCGTGGGCGCCGGACTCAGCGCCCAGCTGCGTGGCAGCGACCAGGTCGCGCTCACGTACTTCGGCGATGGTGCCGCCAACAACGGACTCTTCCACGAGTCGCTCAACCTGGCATCGGTATGGAAGCTGCCGGTCATCTTTCTCTGCGAGAACAACGGCTACGGCGTGACGACGCCAGCCGCCGAAGTCACCGCCGTCGAGGATATCGGCGTCCGCGGCGTGGCCTACGACGTGCCGTACGAGATCGTCGACGGGCAGGACGTGCAGGCGGTGTTCGAGGCGACGACGCGTGCCGTCGAACGCGCTCGGGCCGGGGAGGGGCCGACGTTGCTCGACGTGAAGACCTACCGCTATCGCCACCACGCGGAGTTCGGCGGCGTGGAGTTCAGCCTCGCCCCCTACCGGACCGACGAGGAGGTGCAGGCGTGGCTCGCGCGCGACCCGATCAAGCTGTTCACGGAGAAGGTCATCAAGACGGGGGCGCTCTCTGCAGCTCGAGTCGACACGATCACCGAAGAGGTCACGGCGGAGGTCGCCGAGGCTGTCCGCTTCGCAGAGCAGAGCCCGCTGCCCGACGTGTCGAGCGCATACGAGGATCTCTACGCCAACCCCATCCCGGTTTGA
- a CDS encoding LLM class flavin-dependent oxidoreductase, whose product MTAARTLRFASIVLPPGVGPAPSRDPSPQLRHEQGLAAIAAYARRLEDAGFSALILGDDGFATSDRFGPPARTTQAVSFEPLTLASALAALTERIGLVPTTTDVNEPFHVARRLATLDHISGGRAGWNINANAVWKAPGGFARGAHAAHPDSDELADEFLAVVRGLWDSYADDALVADKSSGLYFRPGGRRPLDHAGTHFQVAGPLNLSRSPQGHPVIFHTIGNPAARAFADRSADVVLTEDRSIDAALATRARLADSLRAARTGPMNVQMWPRITPVVASTEAEATTLRDELRASPLGDAADASAAFLIGTPEQVADRISAWHQAGAADGFAVSLPSSPADADPFLNEVLPLLARRGRFAPTEGATLRDVLGLSRPERNAR is encoded by the coding sequence ATGACCGCCGCGCGCACACTCAGGTTCGCGTCGATCGTGCTCCCGCCCGGCGTCGGCCCTGCACCTTCGCGCGATCCGTCGCCGCAGCTCAGGCATGAGCAGGGGCTTGCCGCAATCGCCGCATACGCACGTCGGCTGGAGGATGCAGGGTTCTCCGCGCTGATCCTCGGGGATGACGGCTTCGCGACGAGCGACCGGTTCGGCCCGCCGGCTCGGACCACGCAGGCGGTCTCCTTCGAGCCCCTGACTCTCGCGTCCGCCCTCGCGGCACTCACCGAGAGGATCGGGCTCGTGCCGACGACGACGGACGTCAACGAGCCCTTCCACGTCGCTCGTCGCCTCGCCACCCTCGACCACATCTCCGGCGGCAGAGCCGGCTGGAACATCAACGCCAACGCCGTGTGGAAAGCCCCAGGCGGCTTCGCCCGAGGCGCGCACGCTGCACATCCCGACAGCGATGAGCTCGCGGACGAGTTCCTGGCGGTCGTGCGCGGCCTCTGGGACAGCTACGCCGATGACGCCCTCGTCGCCGACAAGTCCTCTGGACTGTACTTCCGGCCCGGCGGGCGACGCCCGCTCGATCACGCCGGCACGCACTTCCAGGTCGCCGGCCCGCTGAACCTGTCACGATCGCCCCAAGGTCACCCCGTCATCTTCCACACGATCGGGAACCCGGCGGCGCGAGCATTCGCAGACCGATCCGCCGACGTCGTCCTCACCGAAGATCGATCGATCGATGCCGCGCTCGCGACCCGGGCGCGGCTTGCCGACTCACTCCGCGCCGCTCGCACGGGCCCGATGAACGTTCAGATGTGGCCGAGGATCACTCCCGTCGTCGCCTCCACCGAGGCTGAGGCGACGACGCTGCGAGACGAGCTGCGCGCATCGCCCCTCGGCGACGCGGCAGACGCGAGCGCGGCGTTCCTCATCGGCACACCCGAACAGGTCGCCGACCGGATCAGCGCGTGGCATCAGGCCGGGGCCGCGGACGGGTTCGCTGTGAGTCTTCCGTCCAGCCCCGCCGACGCCGACCCTTTCCTGAACGAAGTCCTGCCGCTGCTTGCCCGACGGGGCCGCTTCGCCCCGACCGAAGGCGCCACCCTGCGCGACGTCCTCGGCCTGTCCCGACCTGAGAGGAATGCCAGGTGA
- a CDS encoding biotin/lipoyl-containing protein — translation MPIKVTLPQWGMGMSEGTIVEWLVSVGDEVAAGDGLVEIETAKASDTVTAPAAGTVRELIGEVDDDVPVGEVLVVIDEQE, via the coding sequence ATGCCGATCAAGGTGACGCTCCCGCAGTGGGGCATGGGTATGAGCGAAGGCACGATCGTCGAGTGGCTGGTGTCCGTCGGCGACGAGGTGGCAGCGGGCGATGGGCTCGTCGAGATCGAGACCGCGAAGGCCAGCGACACCGTCACGGCCCCCGCCGCCGGCACGGTGAGGGAGCTCATCGGCGAGGTCGACGATGATGTTCCGGTGGGTGAGGTCCTCGTCGTCATCGACGAGCAGGAGTAG
- a CDS encoding TetR/AcrR family transcriptional regulator yields MTTDAGTAVPHRADARRNRERLLAAAISVFSAEGANAPLDKIARTAGIGNATMYRHFPTREALLEAVLGDVYQELILLAEQLMTETPAVNAVERWLRAFIDFSQSYVQLPEPIVAALYDETSALYESCDALRIVAGRLIKRAQEDGSLRADINIVDVTAQASGIAWVTQFSPDKQQTTRLLGVLMDGLTTGTRA; encoded by the coding sequence ATGACCACGGACGCGGGAACGGCAGTCCCGCATCGAGCGGACGCGCGCCGCAACCGAGAGCGATTGCTCGCCGCCGCGATCTCCGTGTTCTCCGCGGAGGGTGCGAACGCCCCTCTGGACAAGATCGCCCGCACTGCCGGCATCGGCAACGCCACCATGTACCGTCACTTCCCGACCCGAGAAGCGCTGCTGGAAGCGGTGCTGGGGGACGTATACCAAGAGCTCATCCTGCTCGCCGAACAACTCATGACAGAGACCCCCGCAGTCAATGCGGTCGAACGGTGGCTAAGGGCCTTCATCGACTTCTCGCAGTCCTACGTCCAGTTGCCCGAGCCGATCGTCGCAGCACTGTATGACGAGACATCGGCGCTCTATGAGTCGTGCGACGCCCTGCGAATCGTCGCCGGCCGCCTGATCAAACGGGCACAGGAGGACGGCTCTCTGCGAGCAGACATCAACATCGTCGACGTGACGGCGCAAGCCAGCGGAATCGCCTGGGTCACGCAGTTCTCACCGGACAAGCAACAGACCACACGCCTGCTGGGTGTCTTGATGGATGGACTGACCACCGGAACACGCGCCTGA
- a CDS encoding 2-oxo acid dehydrogenase subunit E2 produces MTETQNAESPNPEGTLVRLRGIRRTAAKRMVAAWEAPMFHLTVEPDVTAVLRFSSEREGVTLTDCFIAAAAHALRQVPDVNVHVGDGHVIMFDRAHIGVAVATDAGLIVPVIRDADLLTLTEISDRRRELVLRARRGELAIDDVTGGTFTISNLGMTSVTRFDAIVNPPEAAIIAIGTTRRVPVPSDGGALDWRQTAAVTLTADHRALDGATGARFLQAYETWLSAPTASAPLGSA; encoded by the coding sequence ATGACGGAGACCCAGAATGCCGAATCCCCGAACCCCGAGGGCACGCTGGTCAGGCTGCGCGGCATCAGGCGGACAGCGGCGAAGCGGATGGTGGCGGCCTGGGAGGCGCCGATGTTCCACCTCACCGTCGAGCCCGATGTGACGGCGGTGCTCCGGTTCTCATCGGAACGGGAGGGAGTGACGCTGACCGACTGCTTCATCGCTGCCGCTGCCCACGCGCTCCGGCAGGTTCCAGACGTCAACGTCCATGTCGGCGATGGGCACGTGATCATGTTCGACCGTGCGCACATCGGCGTCGCCGTGGCCACGGACGCCGGGCTGATCGTCCCGGTGATCAGGGATGCCGACCTCTTGACCCTGACGGAGATCAGCGATCGCCGACGAGAGCTGGTCCTGCGGGCCCGTCGGGGCGAGCTCGCGATCGATGACGTGACCGGAGGCACGTTCACCATCTCGAACCTCGGGATGACGAGCGTCACCCGATTCGACGCGATCGTGAACCCGCCAGAGGCGGCGATCATCGCCATCGGCACCACGCGACGGGTGCCCGTGCCGTCCGACGGCGGTGCGCTGGACTGGCGGCAGACAGCGGCCGTCACGCTGACGGCGGATCACCGGGCTCTCGACGGTGCGACCGGCGCACGGTTCCTCCAGGCCTACGAGACCTGGCTGTCCGCTCCCACGGCGTCTGCTCCGCTCGGGAGTGCCTAG
- a CDS encoding ScbR family autoregulator-binding transcription factor: MTMQARAVETRRAIVRAAADVFVAHGFAGASLSEIAARAGVTKGALYFHFPSKTALASAMIQAQQDANAQLENAVRAHDGDHLDLLESMTKGLAQRLVDDPTLRAAMRLAVERGEGRDEVISETYETWERLVADVAARARARGELAAHVDPAQLARFLVAAFTGLQTVSLVASGLDDLQGRVEGMWGLLRAGLSPARPS; the protein is encoded by the coding sequence ATGACGATGCAGGCACGCGCTGTGGAGACCCGTCGCGCGATCGTGCGCGCCGCCGCGGACGTCTTCGTCGCGCACGGCTTCGCCGGCGCGAGCCTCTCCGAGATCGCCGCGCGGGCGGGGGTGACCAAGGGGGCCCTGTACTTCCACTTCCCGTCCAAGACCGCCCTGGCGTCCGCGATGATCCAGGCGCAGCAGGACGCGAACGCCCAGCTCGAGAACGCCGTGCGCGCACACGACGGCGACCACCTCGACCTGCTGGAGAGCATGACGAAGGGGCTCGCCCAGCGACTCGTCGACGACCCGACGCTGCGCGCGGCGATGCGTCTGGCGGTGGAGCGCGGCGAGGGCCGGGACGAGGTCATCTCCGAGACCTATGAGACGTGGGAGCGGCTGGTCGCCGACGTGGCGGCGAGGGCTCGTGCGCGCGGCGAGCTGGCCGCGCACGTCGATCCGGCGCAGCTGGCGCGATTCCTCGTCGCCGCGTTCACGGGGCTGCAGACGGTGTCGCTCGTCGCCTCCGGGCTGGACGACCTCCAGGGTCGGGTCGAGGGGATGTGGGGCCTGCTGCGCGCGGGCCTGTCGCCTGCCCGGCCTTCCTGA
- a CDS encoding NtaA/DmoA family FMN-dependent monooxygenase (This protein belongs to a clade of FMN-dependent monooxygenases, within a broader family of flavin-dependent oxidoreductases, the luciferase-like monooxygenase (LMM) family, some of whose members use coenzyme F420 rather than FMN.), whose protein sequence is MSTKKQAHLIAATHSTGSHLRGWRHPSAPARPATDARAFIDAVRELENALFDAVFIGETTGVMPGPDEMHQHDSMVNDSPDPTLLLAAVAAATSRIGLITTASTSLTQPSSLARLLASLDHLSAGRAGWNVVTSRFETEARNFGIDPRMLRSPIRYEIADEFVAIVKELWDSVGDEAITTDQEGRQTVDLAKARHLDHRGKHFQVSGMLDITRPPQGHPVILQAGMSEEGRELTAREADLALAPGGGWQAKETREDLRRRAAAHGRDPDSLLVLAVFPAVLVADTRAEAESRVREFAALLSPAEQQRPSILAATATDIADIIENWLDAGAADGFAIGFPYLRGPIEAFGRLVIPELQRRGIYRTAYEGTTLRENLGLPRPPGSRPR, encoded by the coding sequence GTGAGCACGAAGAAGCAGGCGCACCTCATCGCCGCGACCCACTCGACCGGCTCCCATCTGCGCGGATGGCGGCACCCGAGCGCCCCGGCCCGACCGGCAACCGACGCCCGTGCGTTCATCGACGCCGTCCGGGAGTTGGAGAACGCCCTTTTCGACGCGGTGTTCATCGGTGAGACCACCGGGGTCATGCCGGGGCCGGACGAGATGCACCAGCACGACTCGATGGTCAACGACTCGCCGGACCCGACACTGCTCCTCGCCGCCGTCGCGGCTGCGACCAGTCGCATCGGGCTCATCACCACCGCTTCGACCAGCCTGACCCAGCCCTCCTCGCTGGCACGGCTGCTGGCATCGCTCGACCATCTCTCCGCGGGTCGCGCCGGTTGGAACGTCGTCACCTCCCGCTTCGAGACCGAAGCGCGCAACTTCGGCATCGATCCGCGGATGCTGCGCTCACCGATCCGGTACGAGATCGCCGACGAGTTCGTCGCGATCGTCAAGGAACTGTGGGACAGTGTCGGCGATGAGGCGATCACCACCGACCAGGAGGGCCGCCAGACAGTCGACCTGGCCAAAGCCCGGCACCTCGATCATCGCGGAAAGCACTTCCAGGTATCGGGGATGCTGGATATCACCCGCCCACCGCAAGGCCACCCCGTCATCCTCCAGGCGGGGATGAGCGAGGAAGGTCGCGAGCTCACTGCACGTGAGGCCGATCTGGCGCTCGCTCCCGGCGGTGGCTGGCAGGCGAAGGAGACTCGCGAGGACCTCCGGAGGCGTGCTGCAGCGCATGGCCGCGATCCCGACAGCCTCCTCGTGCTCGCCGTGTTCCCCGCCGTCCTCGTCGCAGACACCCGCGCTGAAGCCGAGTCGCGGGTACGCGAGTTCGCGGCCCTGCTGAGCCCGGCGGAGCAGCAGCGCCCCAGCATCCTCGCGGCCACCGCCACCGACATCGCGGACATCATCGAGAACTGGCTCGACGCGGGTGCCGCGGACGGTTTCGCGATCGGGTTCCCCTATCTCCGGGGACCGATCGAGGCGTTCGGGCGACTGGTGATCCCAGAACTGCAACGGCGTGGAATCTACCGGACCGCGTACGAGGGCACCACCCTGCGAGAGAACCTCGGTCTGCCCCGGCCACCCGGCAGCCGACCGCGGTGA
- a CDS encoding TetR/AcrR family transcriptional regulator — protein MPERTQRADARRNYDLLVNAAREAIGQNGTDIAMDDIARRAGVGSGTLYRHFPTRHALLVAAYSGVAEEYAEVGRRLLAEYRDGRALRAWLSFLASSIAECRGLAIAALTTGTESTTPTCAFHEELQKTAAFLLADAREHGKARPDITAADLLTLANAIAGACEADPKATERLLDLAYAGVAPR, from the coding sequence ATGCCCGAGCGGACTCAGCGCGCCGACGCACGTCGCAACTACGACCTGCTCGTGAACGCGGCACGCGAGGCGATCGGTCAGAACGGCACGGACATCGCCATGGACGACATCGCCCGGCGGGCGGGCGTGGGCAGCGGCACGCTGTACCGCCATTTCCCGACCAGGCACGCACTCCTGGTGGCGGCCTATTCCGGTGTCGCGGAGGAGTATGCGGAAGTCGGGCGTCGGTTGCTCGCGGAGTATCGCGATGGTCGCGCGTTGCGCGCGTGGCTGAGCTTCCTGGCGTCGAGCATCGCCGAATGCCGAGGGCTTGCGATCGCCGCCCTGACCACCGGGACGGAGAGCACCACGCCCACGTGCGCGTTCCATGAGGAGCTCCAGAAGACAGCGGCCTTCCTGCTCGCCGATGCCCGAGAGCACGGGAAAGCTCGCCCGGACATCACCGCCGCGGACCTTCTGACGCTCGCGAATGCGATCGCCGGCGCCTGCGAGGCCGATCCGAAAGCAACCGAGCGTCTGCTCGACCTCGCGTATGCGGGAGTCGCTCCGCGCTGA
- a CDS encoding LysR family transcriptional regulator, translating to MGFAEEAESGSTSPSPRFDQDLLSSFDFRQLFYFCAVVDHLSFSRASESLHVAQPWLSAQVRRLEERAGRALVERSSPLRLTEAGAALYVRADRLLREAKSVAGTLKGIKERPSGELMPAEMDTPRCELTIYSLQMPIQATGLDVLTEFAADVEMRIDTTINHTGTVERVRLGLCDVALCLGPIAAGGLRRLLVHAEPLVVVMDAADPLAQRSTLTLRDLANRRVGAPPRSLHPQLYDHVYGAMQKSGTEVVSVPNTTMRNTLLAAAGGENLVLSPISSTVRLPDGLVSRPLGPRPIFIGVWWIMAEHTINRNAELLWKILQSRHHQPTQLGM from the coding sequence ATGGGCTTCGCGGAAGAAGCAGAATCCGGGTCCACGTCGCCGTCCCCCCGGTTCGATCAGGACCTCCTCTCCTCGTTCGACTTTCGCCAGCTGTTCTACTTCTGCGCCGTGGTCGACCATCTCTCGTTCTCCCGCGCCTCGGAGTCGCTGCACGTCGCCCAGCCCTGGCTGTCGGCGCAGGTGCGCCGATTGGAGGAACGCGCGGGACGTGCGCTCGTCGAGCGCTCGTCGCCGCTCCGCCTGACCGAGGCCGGGGCCGCGCTGTACGTGCGTGCCGACCGGTTGCTCCGCGAGGCGAAGTCCGTCGCGGGGACGCTGAAGGGCATCAAGGAGCGACCGTCCGGAGAGCTCATGCCGGCCGAGATGGACACGCCTCGTTGCGAGCTCACGATCTACTCGCTCCAGATGCCGATCCAGGCGACCGGGCTCGACGTGCTCACGGAGTTCGCCGCCGATGTCGAGATGCGCATCGACACGACGATCAACCACACCGGCACGGTGGAACGCGTGCGTCTGGGGCTCTGCGACGTCGCTCTGTGCCTCGGACCGATAGCGGCGGGTGGGCTGCGGCGCCTCCTCGTGCACGCAGAGCCCCTGGTCGTCGTGATGGACGCCGCCGATCCCTTGGCGCAGCGATCCACGCTCACCCTCCGCGACCTCGCCAATCGCAGGGTCGGTGCCCCGCCGCGCAGTCTTCACCCCCAGCTGTACGACCACGTCTACGGTGCCATGCAGAAGTCGGGCACAGAGGTCGTGTCCGTCCCGAACACCACCATGCGGAACACCCTCCTCGCGGCCGCCGGCGGGGAGAACCTCGTGCTCTCCCCGATCTCCAGCACCGTACGCCTTCCCGACGGCTTGGTCAGCCGACCGCTCGGGCCGCGCCCGATCTTCATCGGAGTGTGGTGGATCATGGCCGAGCACACGATCAATCGGAATGCCGAGCTGCTGTGGAAGATCCTGCAGTCTCGCCACCACCAGCCGACGCAGCTGGGCATGTGA